In one window of Buchnera aphidicola (Rhopalosiphum maidis) DNA:
- the rpmA gene encoding 50S ribosomal protein L27 produces MAHKKAGGSTRNGRDSNAQRLGVKCFGGELISAGSIIVRQRGTKFHPGKNVGCGKDHTIFATIKGRVEFKKKGIKKRTYINIVN; encoded by the coding sequence ATGGCACATAAAAAAGCTGGTGGATCTACAAGAAATGGAAGAGATTCTAATGCTCAAAGATTAGGTGTTAAATGTTTTGGTGGTGAACTCATTTCAGCAGGTAGCATTATTGTAAGACAACGAGGAACTAAATTTCACCCTGGAAAAAATGTCGGTTGTGGAAAAGACCATACTATTTTTGCTACTATAAAAGGAAGGGTAGAATTTAAAAAAAAGGGAATTAAAAAAAGAACTTATATTAACATAGTTAACTAA
- the rplU gene encoding 50S ribosomal protein L21, which translates to MYAVFISGGKQYRVKKNQIIQLEKLNNPPGSIIEFDNILMISNKNEVKIGNPFLYGSKIKAHIENHGRLKKIKIIKFNRRKHYKKQQGHRQYFTNVKILEINNFNRK; encoded by the coding sequence ATGTATGCAGTTTTTATTAGCGGCGGAAAACAATATCGAGTAAAAAAAAATCAAATTATTCAATTAGAAAAATTAAATAATCCACCGGGTTCAATAATTGAGTTTGATAATATTTTAATGATTTCTAATAAAAATGAAGTAAAAATAGGTAATCCTTTTTTATATGGAAGTAAAATTAAAGCTCATATTGAAAATCATGGTAGATTAAAAAAAATTAAAATAATAAAATTTAATCGCCGTAAACACTATAAAAAACAACAAGGTCATCGTCAATATTTCACTAATGTAAAAATTTTAGAAATTAATAATTTTAATAGGAAATAA
- the murA gene encoding UDP-N-acetylglucosamine 1-carboxyvinyltransferase: MDKLYIEGDKKLNGNVIISGSKNAALPILFMTILTEEKIKISNIPKLTDITVAIELLKSLGAKTKYQKKLLYIDTSSIKIYSPPYDLTKKIRASIWMLAPLLIRFGQAKIFLPGGCKIGSRPIDLHVKVLIKLGAKIVLEKNYISASIRKPLIGKRIYIEKISVGATITLMSAATLAQGTTIIENAAQEPEIIDIAKFLNTLGANIIGAGSNTIFIKGVLKLNGGEHRIIPDRIETGTFLIAAAVSKGFIICRHTEPKHLKNVLIKLSESGAEIETGKDWIQLDMRGKKPKSINISTSPYPGFPTDMQPQFTLLNSISQGEGIITENIFDNRFIYVSELIKMGAQIKIKNNSIICKGVSNLYAQNLFSNDLRGSATLVLAGCIAKGITIVNNVYHFKRGYESFCEKLKKLGANIKYI; the protein is encoded by the coding sequence ATGGATAAATTATATATAGAAGGCGATAAAAAATTAAATGGAAATGTTATAATTTCTGGTTCTAAAAATGCCGCTTTACCTATTTTGTTTATGACTATATTGACAGAAGAAAAAATTAAGATAAGCAACATACCAAAACTAACAGATATCACTGTAGCAATTGAATTATTGAAAAGTTTAGGAGCAAAAACAAAATATCAAAAAAAACTTTTATATATTGATACAAGTTCAATAAAAATTTATTCTCCACCATATGATTTAACAAAAAAAATAAGAGCATCTATCTGGATGTTAGCTCCCCTTTTAATTCGTTTTGGTCAAGCTAAAATATTTCTACCAGGAGGTTGTAAGATAGGTTCCAGACCTATTGATCTTCATGTTAAGGTTTTAATTAAATTAGGAGCAAAAATTGTTTTAGAAAAAAATTATATTTCTGCTTCTATTAGAAAACCCTTAATAGGAAAACGTATCTATATCGAAAAAATAAGTGTAGGAGCAACTATTACTCTTATGAGTGCTGCTACGCTAGCTCAAGGTACAACTATTATTGAAAATGCAGCTCAAGAACCAGAAATTATTGATATTGCAAAATTTTTAAATACCTTAGGTGCAAATATTATTGGAGCAGGTAGTAATACAATATTTATCAAAGGCGTTTTAAAACTTAATGGAGGAGAACACCGAATTATACCGGATAGAATTGAAACAGGAACCTTTCTAATTGCAGCAGCTGTTTCTAAAGGATTTATTATTTGCCGTCATACTGAACCTAAACACTTAAAAAACGTCTTAATAAAATTATCAGAATCAGGCGCTGAAATTGAAACAGGAAAAGATTGGATTCAATTAGACATGAGAGGAAAAAAACCAAAATCTATAAATATTTCAACTTCTCCATATCCAGGATTTCCAACAGACATGCAACCTCAATTTACTTTACTTAACAGTATTTCTCAAGGTGAAGGTATTATAACTGAAAACATATTTGATAATCGTTTTATCTATGTTTCAGAACTGATTAAAATGGGAGCACAAATAAAAATAAAAAATAATTCTATTATTTGTAAAGGTGTTTCTAATTTGTATGCTCAAAATTTATTTTCTAATGATTTAAGAGGATCAGCAACATTAGTTTTAGCAGGTTGTATTGCTAAAGGAATTACAATAGTTAACAATGTTTATCATTTTAAAAGAGGATATGAATCATTTTGTGAAAAACTAAAAAAATTAGGAGCAAATATTAAATATATATAA
- a CDS encoding BolA family protein: MNRKKIISILKEKLNLKDVYVTEDNNHFKITAIGNIFQGLTQVKRQQIIYKPLVNMITENKIHAVSIKSYTLEEWDKNEK, from the coding sequence ATGAACAGAAAAAAAATAATCTCAATATTAAAAGAAAAATTAAATTTAAAAGACGTTTATGTTACAGAAGATAATAATCATTTTAAAATAACAGCTATAGGAAATATATTTCAAGGACTAACTCAAGTTAAAAGACAACAAATAATATATAAACCTTTAGTTAACATGATTACAGAAAATAAAATTCATGCTGTCTCTATAAAATCTTATACACTAGAAGAATGGGATAAAAATGAAAAATAA
- the greA gene encoding transcription elongation factor GreA, with the protein MTNLIPMTVRGAEKLREELEKLKNVKRPRITIEIAEARKHGDLKENAEYHSAREAQSFCEGRIQEIESKLSNSQIIDITKISNDGRVVFGSTVTILNIKNNQVFTYQIVGDDESDFKKNLISINSPMSRGLIGKTVNTIATICTPSGNVEYKILKIDYI; encoded by the coding sequence ATGACTAATTTAATTCCAATGACTGTTAGAGGTGCTGAAAAACTTCGAGAAGAACTTGAAAAACTAAAAAATGTAAAACGTCCTCGTATTACTATAGAAATAGCAGAAGCTAGAAAGCACGGTGACTTAAAAGAAAACGCTGAATATCATTCAGCTCGAGAAGCACAAAGTTTTTGTGAAGGACGAATACAAGAAATTGAATCTAAATTATCTAATTCTCAAATTATAGATATAACAAAAATATCAAATGATGGACGAGTAGTTTTTGGTTCTACAGTTACTATTTTAAATATAAAGAATAATCAAGTATTTACTTATCAAATCGTTGGTGACGATGAATCAGATTTTAAAAAAAATTTAATTTCTATAAATTCTCCTATGTCAAGAGGTTTAATTGGTAAAACTGTTAATACCATTGCTACTATATGCACTCCATCGGGTAATGTTGAATATAAAATTTTAAAAATAGATTATATCTAA
- the rlmE gene encoding 23S rRNA (uridine(2552)-2'-O)-methyltransferase RlmE has product MISKKKSNSSNRWLAEHFKDQYVKEAKRKKIRSRSWFKLEEIDKSNRLFKPGMNVLDLGSSPGGWSQYAVSKIGKKGYILACDILPMKKIVGVDFFQGDFRNQKTLNVMLSNLSNINFNLIMSDMAPNITGCSSIDMPQIIEICKIVFKISDYVLSRNGVLLVKSFQGEGFNEFLAQIKNLFSKIKICKPKTSRSRSREIFILATR; this is encoded by the coding sequence ATGATTTCAAAAAAAAAATCAAATAGTTCTAATCGTTGGTTAGCAGAACATTTTAAAGATCAATATGTCAAGGAGGCTAAAAGGAAAAAAATACGTTCAAGATCTTGGTTTAAATTAGAAGAAATTGATAAAAGTAATAGGCTATTTAAACCTGGAATGAACGTTCTTGATTTAGGGTCTTCTCCTGGAGGTTGGTCCCAATATGCAGTCAGTAAAATAGGGAAAAAAGGATATATTTTAGCTTGTGATATATTACCTATGAAAAAAATAGTAGGCGTAGATTTTTTTCAAGGAGATTTTCGTAATCAAAAAACATTAAATGTAATGTTAAGTAATTTATCTAATATTAATTTTAATTTAATTATGTCTGATATGGCGCCTAATATCACAGGTTGTTCATCTATTGATATGCCACAAATTATTGAAATATGTAAAATAGTTTTTAAAATATCTGATTATGTATTATCTCGAAATGGTGTTCTATTAGTAAAATCGTTTCAAGGAGAGGGTTTTAATGAATTTCTTGCACAGATTAAAAATTTGTTTTCAAAAATTAAAATTTGTAAACCTAAAACTTCTCGATCAAGATCTCGAGAAATATTCATTCTAGCAACCAGATAA
- the ftsH gene encoding ATP-dependent zinc metalloprotease FtsH: MVKNLIFWLVITVVLMSVFQNFNSSDTSNHRVDYSTFLSEVNQDQVREAYINGRMISVTKKDSSKYVTYIPINDPKLLDNLLTKNVKIIGEMPEEPSLLISIFISWFPMLLLIGVWIFFMRQMQMGGGKGAMSFGKSKARMLSEDQIQTTFSDVAGCDEAKEEVSELVEYLKEPSRFQKLGGKIPKGILMVGPPGTGKTLLAKAIAGEAKVPFFTISGSDFVEMFVGVGASRVRDMFEHARKSAPCIIFVDEIDAVGRQRGAGLGGGHDEREQTLNQMLVEMDGFDGNEGIILIAATNRPDVLDPALLRPGRFDRQVVVALPDVRGRKQILKVHMRKVPLSQDVDPMIIARGTPGFSGADLANLVNEAALFAARFNNRVVSMIHFEKAKDKIMMGSERRSMVMSDFQKESTAYHEAGHVIIGRLVPDHDPAHKVTIIPRGQALGITFFLPESDTLSISRQKLESQISTLYGGRLAEEIIYGSKNVSTGAFNDIKVATNLARNMVTQWGFSDKLGPLLYAEEEGEIFLGRSVAKAKHMSDETARIIDEEVKLLIEINYNRARKILNENIDILHAMKDALIKYETIDSFQIDDLMERREVRQPKGWSEIDQKKNI, translated from the coding sequence ATGGTTAAAAACCTGATCTTCTGGTTAGTTATTACAGTTGTTTTAATGTCTGTTTTTCAGAATTTTAATTCTAGCGATACCAGTAATCATAGAGTTGATTATTCCACTTTTTTATCAGAAGTTAATCAAGATCAGGTCCGTGAAGCATATATTAACGGACGGATGATTAGTGTTACTAAAAAAGACAGCAGTAAATATGTTACATATATTCCTATTAACGATCCTAAGTTATTAGATAATCTTTTAACAAAAAATGTTAAAATTATTGGTGAAATGCCTGAAGAACCAAGTCTTCTTATTTCTATTTTTATTTCTTGGTTTCCAATGCTATTACTAATAGGTGTTTGGATTTTTTTTATGCGTCAAATGCAAATGGGCGGTGGAAAAGGAGCCATGTCTTTTGGCAAGAGTAAAGCACGTATGTTGTCAGAAGATCAAATTCAGACTACCTTTTCTGATGTTGCAGGATGTGATGAAGCAAAAGAAGAAGTTAGCGAATTAGTTGAGTATTTAAAAGAACCTAGTCGTTTTCAAAAATTAGGAGGGAAAATTCCTAAAGGTATATTAATGGTAGGTCCTCCTGGAACTGGTAAAACACTGCTTGCAAAAGCAATAGCAGGTGAAGCAAAAGTTCCATTTTTTACAATTTCTGGTTCTGATTTTGTTGAAATGTTTGTTGGAGTAGGAGCTTCTCGAGTAAGAGATATGTTTGAACATGCTAGGAAATCTGCACCATGTATTATCTTTGTTGATGAAATTGATGCAGTAGGTCGTCAAAGAGGAGCTGGATTAGGTGGTGGTCATGACGAAAGAGAACAAACGTTAAATCAAATGCTTGTAGAAATGGATGGATTTGATGGTAATGAAGGTATTATTTTGATAGCTGCTACTAATAGACCAGACGTTTTAGATCCTGCCCTACTTCGACCTGGTCGCTTTGACCGTCAAGTTGTTGTAGCACTTCCAGATGTTCGCGGAAGAAAACAAATTTTAAAAGTACATATGCGTAAAGTTCCTTTATCTCAAGATGTAGATCCAATGATTATCGCTCGTGGTACGCCAGGTTTTTCAGGAGCAGATTTAGCTAATTTAGTTAATGAAGCTGCACTTTTTGCCGCTCGTTTTAATAATCGAGTAGTATCCATGATACATTTTGAAAAAGCAAAAGATAAAATTATGATGGGTTCTGAACGTAGATCTATGGTAATGAGTGATTTTCAAAAAGAATCCACTGCATATCATGAAGCAGGTCATGTTATTATTGGAAGATTAGTGCCTGATCACGATCCTGCACATAAAGTAACTATTATTCCTAGAGGCCAAGCGTTAGGAATAACTTTTTTTTTACCAGAATCAGACACACTTAGTATTAGTCGTCAAAAGTTAGAAAGTCAGATATCTACGCTTTATGGTGGTCGTTTAGCAGAAGAAATTATTTATGGTTCTAAAAATGTTTCAACTGGCGCATTCAACGATATTAAAGTAGCTACAAATTTAGCACGAAATATGGTAACTCAATGGGGATTTTCAGATAAACTTGGTCCTTTATTATATGCTGAAGAAGAAGGGGAAATTTTTTTAGGTCGTTCTGTTGCTAAAGCAAAGCATATGTCAGACGAAACAGCTAGAATTATTGATGAAGAAGTAAAATTATTAATTGAAATTAATTATAATCGTGCTAGAAAAATTTTAAATGAAAACATTGATATTTTACATGCAATGAAAGATGCTCTAATAAAATATGAAACTATTGATTCATTTCAAATTGATGATTTAATGGAACGACGGGAAGTTCGACAACCAAAGGGGTGGTCTGAAATTGATCAAAAGAAAAATATTTAA
- the secG gene encoding preprotein translocase subunit SecG: MYLFFLIFLILISFSLIFLILLQPGKGFNNTVHLNASNHLNFFNNIGNSSFIKNTIGFFAGFFLIFSIILCNINDKKVNSDVFLENNIHKSSLKEKKELKILNNELPR; this comes from the coding sequence ATGTATTTGTTTTTTTTAATTTTTTTAATTCTCATATCTTTTTCTTTAATTTTTTTAATTTTGTTACAACCAGGAAAGGGATTTAATAATACTGTACATTTAAATGCATCAAATCACCTCAATTTTTTTAATAATATTGGAAACAGTAGTTTTATAAAAAATACTATTGGTTTTTTTGCTGGTTTTTTTTTAATTTTTAGCATTATTTTATGCAATATTAATGATAAAAAAGTTAATTCAGATGTTTTTTTAGAAAATAATATACACAAAAGTAGTTTAAAAGAAAAAAAAGAACTAAAAATATTAAATAATGAATTACCACGTTAA
- the nusA gene encoding transcription termination factor NusA, which produces MNKEILAVVEAVSNEKSLPREKIFEALEIALATATKKKHEQEIDVRVSINRKTGNFSTFRRWMVVDIVTHPTKEITLEAACFEGEKVKINDYIEDKIESVNFDRITTQTAKQVIVQKVREAERAMLVDQFRKYVGQIITGVVKKINRDNLTLDLGNNAEALILREGMLPRENFRPGDRIRGILYGVYPEARGAQLFLSRSKTEMLIELFRIEVPEIGEEVIEIKAAARDPGSRAKIAVKTNDKRIDPVGACVGMRGARVQAVSSELCGERIDIILWDDNPAQFVINAMAPADVVSIIVDEDHHTMDIAVDSSNLAQAIGRNGQNVRLASQISGWELNVMTTEDLRSKHKEEAYAAFNIFKKNLNVSEKIIKTLVKEGFSSLEELAYIPFNELLEVDNLTEKEVKLVREGARHGLLLLEEDQENQIKNKKIEKDLLNINGMNEVLALKLAEKNIFTVEELADQGIDDLIDIEGLKPDKAGLLIMAARNICWFGSKV; this is translated from the coding sequence ATGAATAAAGAAATCTTAGCTGTTGTAGAAGCTGTGTCTAATGAAAAATCGTTACCACGTGAAAAAATTTTTGAAGCTTTAGAAATTGCATTAGCAACAGCAACTAAGAAAAAACATGAACAAGAAATTGATGTAAGAGTTAGTATAAATCGCAAAACTGGAAATTTTAGTACCTTTAGGCGATGGATGGTAGTAGATATAGTTACTCATCCAACGAAAGAAATTACTTTAGAAGCAGCTTGTTTTGAAGGTGAAAAAGTTAAAATTAATGATTATATAGAAGATAAAATTGAATCTGTAAATTTTGACAGAATCACTACTCAAACTGCTAAACAGGTAATTGTTCAAAAAGTACGTGAAGCAGAACGAGCAATGTTAGTTGATCAATTTCGAAAATATGTTGGTCAAATAATTACTGGTGTAGTTAAAAAAATTAATAGAGATAATCTAACTTTAGATTTAGGTAATAATGCTGAAGCATTAATTTTACGCGAAGGTATGTTACCCAGAGAAAATTTTCGTCCTGGAGATCGTATTCGTGGTATTTTATATGGAGTATATCCAGAAGCTCGCGGTGCACAATTATTTCTGAGTCGTTCAAAAACTGAAATGCTGATTGAGCTTTTTCGTATAGAAGTTCCTGAAATTGGAGAGGAAGTTATTGAAATTAAAGCGGCTGCACGTGATCCTGGTTCTCGTGCTAAAATTGCAGTAAAAACTAATGACAAACGAATTGATCCAGTGGGAGCTTGTGTGGGCATGAGAGGTGCACGAGTACAGGCTGTGTCTAGTGAATTATGTGGAGAACGAATTGATATTATTTTATGGGATGATAATCCTGCTCAATTTGTTATTAATGCCATGGCTCCTGCCGATGTCGTTTCTATTATAGTAGACGAAGATCACCATACTATGGATATTGCTGTAGACTCAAGTAATTTAGCTCAAGCTATTGGACGAAATGGTCAAAATGTTCGCTTAGCTTCTCAGATTAGTGGTTGGGAGCTCAATGTTATGACTACAGAAGATCTTAGATCTAAACATAAAGAAGAAGCTTATGCAGCTTTTAACATTTTTAAGAAAAATTTGAATGTTAGTGAAAAAATTATTAAAACTTTAGTTAAAGAAGGTTTTTCTTCTCTTGAAGAATTAGCTTATATACCATTTAATGAATTATTGGAAGTTGACAATCTAACAGAAAAAGAAGTGAAATTAGTCCGTGAAGGTGCTAGACATGGATTACTTCTTCTTGAAGAAGATCAAGAAAATCAAATTAAAAATAAAAAAATCGAAAAAGATTTATTAAATATAAATGGCATGAATGAAGTATTAGCTTTAAAATTAGCGGAAAAAAATATATTTACTGTAGAAGAATTAGCTGATCAAGGAATAGATGATTTAATTGACATTGAAGGTTTAAAACCTGATAAAGCTGGTTTATTAATTATGGCAGCTCGGAATATATGTTGGTTTGGTAGTAAAGTCTGA
- the infB gene encoding translation initiation factor IF-2 — MVDTNLKSLSNEIKISVKELIKKLSEIGISKNENDSINIKEKKNLLKYLETKNKSFLNTFILQRKTRSTLNVSTPGGKNKSVQIEVRKKRTYLKNNKSELDILLKNKILSQKKEKNNLKLFKKTLSKEKNSQKNIEILEEGKTRITFTNLNKLNQLKNSNSLNKNEKNKSLKKNTDLNSHPFHMKRTTKDNTENRKLYKEEKKDYHLTTFLHNRNTEDDNDREIEKNKRNYNRSIKNYRQKKNNKQNNQIKNKKDEIRLSKNRKHIKQKNKSVLLQQAFKKPESIINRDVVINGTITVCDLANKMAIKSSEVIKSMMNMGIIGTINHVLDQDTAQLIAEEMGHKVIIHRENEIEELIMKDRDTGNNISTVRAPVVTIMGHVDHGKTSLLDYIRSTKVASNEAGGITQNIGAYHVTTDLGSITFLDTPGHSAFTGMRSRGVKITDIVVLVIAADDGVKPQTIEAIQHAKEANVPIIVAINKIDKLDSNIDQIKNDLTKYNILSEEWGGENIFVLISAKTGKGIDHLLNAILLQSEMLELKAISTGMAEGVVIESFLDKGRGPIATVLVQKGNLKKGDVILCGFEYGRIKVLRNETGKILKHAGPSIPVEVLGLSKVPFAGEKVTVVRDEKKAKEVASYRKDKSREIKLSHQNRSSLENMFENIKKNDFSELKIIIKSDVQGSLEAISGALVKLSTDEVKVNIIGSGIGGITETDASLALASNAIILGFNVRADSSAKKIIDLEHLDLRYYSVIYDLLDEVKAAMTGLLSPEYKQNIIGLAEVRNIFKSPKFGLIAGCMITEGIVKRSNPIRILRNNIVVYEGELESLRRFKEDINEIRHSMECGIGIKNYNDLRIGDVIEVFEVKEVKRIL; from the coding sequence ATGGTTGATACAAATTTAAAAAGTTTGTCAAATGAAATTAAAATATCTGTTAAAGAATTAATAAAAAAATTATCTGAAATTGGAATTTCAAAAAATGAAAATGATTCCATCAATATAAAAGAAAAGAAAAATTTATTAAAGTATTTAGAAACTAAAAACAAATCTTTTTTAAATACTTTTATTTTACAAAGAAAAACACGCAGTACTCTAAATGTATCTACTCCTGGAGGAAAAAATAAATCTGTTCAAATAGAAGTAAGAAAGAAAAGAACATATCTTAAAAATAATAAATCTGAATTAGATATTCTGTTGAAAAATAAAATTTTATCTCAAAAAAAAGAAAAAAATAATTTAAAATTGTTTAAAAAGACTCTTTCAAAAGAAAAAAACTCACAAAAAAATATTGAAATTTTAGAAGAAGGTAAAACTCGTATTACTTTTACAAATTTGAATAAATTAAATCAATTAAAAAATTCTAACTCTCTAAATAAAAATGAAAAAAATAAATCTTTAAAAAAAAATACTGACTTAAATAGTCATCCATTTCATATGAAAAGAACAACAAAAGATAACACTGAAAATCGAAAATTATATAAGGAGGAAAAAAAAGATTATCATTTAACAACATTTCTTCACAATCGAAATACAGAAGACGATAATGATCGTGAAATAGAAAAAAATAAAAGAAATTATAATCGAAGTATAAAAAATTATCGTCAAAAGAAAAATAATAAACAAAATAATCAAATAAAAAACAAAAAAGATGAAATTCGTCTTTCTAAAAATAGAAAACATATAAAACAAAAAAATAAATCTGTTTTGCTACAACAAGCTTTTAAAAAACCAGAATCAATTATTAATCGAGATGTAGTTATCAATGGTACTATTACTGTATGCGATTTAGCTAATAAAATGGCAATAAAAAGTTCTGAAGTAATAAAAAGCATGATGAATATGGGAATAATAGGAACAATTAATCATGTTCTTGATCAAGATACAGCACAGTTGATTGCAGAAGAAATGGGTCATAAAGTTATTATACATCGTGAAAATGAAATAGAAGAATTAATAATGAAAGATCGTGATACAGGAAATAATATTTCTACAGTTCGTGCTCCTGTAGTAACTATTATGGGTCATGTTGATCATGGTAAAACATCATTATTAGATTATATTCGTTCTACAAAAGTAGCTTCTAATGAAGCAGGTGGAATTACACAAAATATTGGTGCTTATCATGTTACTACTGATTTAGGTTCTATTACTTTTTTAGATACACCAGGACATTCTGCTTTTACAGGTATGCGATCTCGTGGAGTTAAAATTACTGATATTGTTGTATTAGTGATTGCAGCCGATGATGGAGTAAAACCACAAACAATTGAAGCAATTCAACATGCAAAAGAAGCAAATGTTCCAATTATTGTTGCTATTAATAAAATAGATAAGTTAGATTCTAATATAGACCAAATTAAAAATGATTTGACAAAATATAATATTCTTTCAGAAGAATGGGGTGGTGAAAATATATTTGTACTTATTTCTGCAAAAACAGGAAAAGGTATAGATCATTTGTTAAACGCAATTTTATTACAGTCAGAAATGTTAGAACTTAAAGCTATATCTACAGGTATGGCTGAAGGTGTTGTAATAGAATCTTTTTTAGATAAAGGAAGAGGACCAATAGCGACTGTTTTAGTTCAAAAAGGAAATTTAAAAAAAGGAGATGTAATACTATGTGGATTTGAATATGGTCGTATTAAAGTTTTACGTAATGAAACTGGAAAAATACTTAAACATGCTGGACCATCTATTCCAGTAGAAGTTTTAGGTTTATCTAAAGTTCCTTTTGCTGGAGAAAAAGTAACTGTAGTACGTGATGAGAAAAAAGCAAAAGAAGTTGCTTCTTATAGAAAAGATAAATCTCGTGAAATTAAACTATCTCATCAAAATAGATCAAGTTTAGAAAATATGTTTGAAAACATTAAAAAAAATGATTTTTCTGAATTGAAAATTATTATTAAATCTGATGTACAAGGTTCTTTAGAAGCCATTTCTGGTGCTTTAGTTAAATTATCGACTGACGAAGTAAAAGTAAATATTATAGGATCTGGTATTGGTGGAATTACAGAGACAGATGCTTCTTTAGCTTTGGCTTCTAATGCTATTATTTTAGGATTTAATGTTCGAGCAGATTCTTCTGCTAAAAAAATAATTGATTTAGAACATCTAGATCTTCGTTATTATTCAGTTATTTATGATTTACTTGATGAAGTAAAAGCAGCTATGACCGGTCTTTTATCTCCTGAATATAAACAAAATATCATTGGTTTAGCTGAAGTAAGAAACATATTTAAATCTCCTAAATTTGGATTAATTGCAGGATGCATGATTACTGAAGGCATTGTTAAAAGAAGTAATCCAATTCGTATATTAAGAAATAATATAGTTGTATATGAAGGTGAATTGGAATCACTTCGTCGTTTTAAAGAAGATATAAATGAAATAAGACATTCTATGGAGTGTGGAATTGGTATAAAGAATTATAATGATCTACGTATCGGAGATGTTATAGAAGTTTTCGAAGTTAAAGAAGTAAAAAGAATATTATAA
- the rbfA gene encoding 30S ribosome-binding factor RbfA — protein MEKSFSRSSRISQELQKNIAVIIQHSLKDPRIKTIITVSEVRLSKDLSYAQVFISFLENNYNLTVKKTLIILNKAAGYIRKLLCNKMNLRIIPTIVFFHDDSFFKGNKISVLLNKIKKNNNIIL, from the coding sequence ATGGAAAAATCATTTAGTCGATCTTCTAGAATTTCTCAAGAACTACAAAAAAATATTGCTGTTATTATACAGCACTCTCTTAAAGATCCACGTATTAAAACCATTATTACTGTTTCTGAAGTACGACTATCAAAAGATTTATCTTATGCTCAGGTATTTATTAGTTTTTTAGAAAACAATTATAATTTAACTGTAAAAAAAACATTAATTATATTAAATAAAGCTGCTGGATACATTCGAAAATTATTATGTAATAAAATGAATTTAAGAATCATTCCAACTATTGTTTTTTTTCATGATGATTCTTTTTTTAAAGGTAATAAAATTTCTGTTTTATTAAATAAAATAAAAAAAAATAATAACATTATATTATGA